From a region of the Fimbriiglobus ruber genome:
- the ispG gene encoding flavodoxin-dependent (E)-4-hydroxy-3-methylbut-2-enyl-diphosphate synthase: MSRFDYAVLESAPKVPGRPRHKTREVAVGDKVFGGANPVWVQSMTTTDTFDVEGTVEQIKKLEEAGCELVRVTVPKPEDAGALGEIRKRIGIPLICDIHFDYKMALAALDHPIDKIRINPGNIGGYDRFRQVVRKAKAKGIPMRVGVNAGSLEKELVEKYGFPCPPAIVESALRSIEVAESEGYDQIVVSLKSSDVLVAVESYRLFAQLADYPTHIGITEAGKPPYAVTKSSAGLAPILLDGIGDTIRISLLGDPVPEIAAAFDILQATQRRVRRPELIACPTCGRLAIDLEKIIAELEQRLEGRRLPVKISVLGCVVNGPGEAREADIGIAAGNGKGMIFRNGEIVRRVDEAEIVDALMEEVARWEIENADRIPKDKDAERLGRRKLPMVAS, translated from the coding sequence ATGTCCCGGTTCGACTACGCCGTGCTCGAAAGTGCCCCGAAAGTCCCCGGGCGGCCGCGGCACAAGACCCGTGAAGTGGCGGTCGGCGACAAGGTGTTCGGCGGGGCGAACCCGGTCTGGGTCCAGTCGATGACCACGACCGACACCTTTGATGTCGAGGGGACGGTCGAGCAGATCAAGAAACTCGAAGAAGCCGGGTGTGAACTCGTCCGGGTGACGGTGCCCAAGCCGGAAGACGCTGGGGCTCTCGGGGAAATCCGCAAGCGGATCGGCATCCCGCTCATCTGCGACATCCACTTCGACTACAAGATGGCCCTCGCGGCCCTCGACCACCCGATCGACAAGATTCGCATTAACCCCGGCAACATCGGCGGGTACGACCGGTTCCGGCAGGTGGTGCGGAAAGCCAAGGCCAAGGGCATTCCCATGCGGGTCGGCGTGAACGCCGGCTCGCTGGAAAAGGAACTCGTCGAGAAGTACGGCTTCCCGTGCCCGCCGGCGATCGTCGAGTCTGCCCTGCGGTCGATCGAGGTGGCCGAATCCGAGGGGTACGACCAGATCGTCGTCTCGCTCAAGTCGTCGGACGTGCTGGTCGCGGTCGAGTCGTATCGGCTGTTCGCCCAGCTCGCGGACTACCCGACGCACATCGGCATCACCGAAGCGGGCAAGCCGCCCTACGCCGTCACCAAATCGTCCGCCGGCCTCGCGCCGATCCTGCTGGACGGCATCGGCGACACCATCCGCATCTCACTCCTGGGCGACCCGGTGCCCGAAATCGCGGCCGCGTTCGACATCCTGCAAGCCACCCAGCGCCGCGTCCGCCGGCCCGAATTGATCGCCTGCCCGACGTGCGGCCGGCTGGCGATCGACCTGGAGAAGATCATCGCGGAACTCGAACAGCGTCTGGAAGGCCGCCGGTTGCCGGTGAAAATCAGCGTCCTCGGCTGCGTGGTCAACGGCCCCGGCGAGGCCCGCGAGGCGGACATTGGCATCGCCGCCGGGAACGGCAAAGGGATGATCTTCCGCAACGGGGAGATCGTCCGCCGGGTGGACGAAGCCGAGATCGTCGACGCACTGATGGAAGAAGTTGCGCGGTGGGAAATCGAGAACGCGGACCGCATCCCTAAGGACAAAGACGCGGAGCGACTCGGCCGCCGTAAGTTGCCTATGGTCGCGAGCTGA
- a CDS encoding Mov34/MPN/PAD-1 family protein, whose product MSRTLFGEYAAHRATDRGTEETGWLLLGLREADEAIVLATLPAGADRDAGEAHVRFNGVAQTIGYRVVWQFDRRLTQLGVVHTHPGTLRHPSDGDYDGDREWVPCLQGGEGVFGIGTLDRRGHDEPGGSETAVGGHPKPHVQTFGDLRFDWYSLAAGDKKYTPLNVEITIGPDLALPLRPVWGVIEDHADRLDRLARQMAKVRFEVGRGRDGPALGVVVGLGAPEQTLRVVLEGKTARYFYEAGGEVFHPDLPAGTAPDQGVYLILAELAARG is encoded by the coding sequence GTGTCGCGGACCCTTTTCGGCGAATACGCCGCGCACCGGGCGACGGACCGCGGGACTGAGGAAACGGGCTGGCTGTTACTCGGCCTCCGCGAGGCGGACGAGGCCATCGTCCTGGCGACCCTCCCCGCCGGCGCCGACCGCGACGCGGGCGAGGCCCACGTCCGGTTCAACGGCGTGGCCCAGACGATCGGGTATCGGGTCGTTTGGCAGTTCGACCGACGGCTCACCCAGCTCGGCGTCGTTCACACGCACCCGGGGACACTCCGGCACCCGAGCGACGGCGATTACGACGGGGACCGGGAGTGGGTGCCCTGCCTCCAAGGCGGAGAAGGGGTGTTCGGGATCGGAACGCTGGACAGGCGGGGGCACGACGAGCCCGGCGGAAGCGAGACCGCCGTCGGCGGGCACCCCAAGCCGCACGTGCAGACATTCGGCGACCTGAGATTCGACTGGTACTCACTCGCCGCCGGGGACAAAAAATACACCCCGCTCAACGTCGAGATCACGATTGGCCCGGATCTCGCATTACCGCTCCGACCCGTTTGGGGCGTCATCGAGGACCACGCGGACCGGCTCGACCGGCTGGCCCGACAGATGGCCAAGGTCCGGTTCGAGGTGGGGCGGGGGCGCGACGGGCCGGCCCTGGGCGTGGTGGTGGGGCTGGGGGCACCGGAACAGACGCTCCGGGTCGTACTCGAAGGGAAAACGGCACGATACTTTTACGAGGCGGGCGGGGAAGTGTTTCACCCCGACCTGCCGGCGGGCACGGCCCCGGACCAGGGGGTCTATCTGATCCTGGCCGAGCTGGCCGCCCGCGGTTGA